In Chitinophaga sp. H8, the sequence AGGTATCAACGCAGCGCAGGAAGCTGCTGTGAAAACCCTGGAAACCGCAGATTGGGTAATCATTACCTTAGGCTCAGCACATGCCTATGTGTTGAAAGAAAATAACCGGTTGGTAGGCAATTGCCATAAAGTAGCAGCAGATGCTTTCTATAAACGATTGCTGACCCTGGAAGAAGTAATTACAGCATTGGATAATGTAATGCACCGCCTGTTTTTCAGAAATAAGAAAGTAAACATCCTGTTTACGATCAGCCCGGTACGTTATGCCCGGGATGGGGTAGTAGCTAATAACCTGAGTAAGGCCATCCTGATACAGGCGGTTCATCATATGGTGAACAAGTTCAACAGGCTGTATTATTTTCCTGCCTATGAGCTGGTGATAGACGATTTACGGGATTACCGCTTTTATAAAGATGATCTGGTGCATCCATCAGCGGCAGCTGTAAATTATGTATGGGAGCAATTTGCAAAATACTGTATTCACCCCGAAGGCCAGCAGTTGCTGAAAGCTGTGGCGGATGTTAACCGGGCCATGCAGCACCGGCCATTTCATCCACAAACGCCCGGACATCAGCAGTTCCTGCAAGTGTATGCAATGAAGGTAAGGCTTTTAATGCAACAGCATCCAAACCTGAGGCTGGATGCTGCGCTGAAATATTTTGAATCTCTGCCTGAGCAAGGTGTGGGAAATACTACGCTGTAAGTTCTCCGATAGGCTTTTCCCGGATATACACCATCCCTATTACAAAGCAGATCAGGGCCAGGGCAATTGGATAAATAAGCCCTGCCAGGTGATTACCGGAACTGGTCACCAGGATCGTGGCAATCGTAGGCAGCAGCCCGCCGAATATACCATTACCAATGTGATAAGGAAGTGACATGGAAGTGTATCTGATGCGGGTAGGGAACAACTCTACCAGGAAAGCAGCAATAGGTGCATACACCATCGTAACGAACACTACCTGCAGAAATACGAGGAATACCAGCAGCGCTACGGCTGGTGTACTTACGGTCAGCTCTTTTTTAATTTCCGGCTGACCATCTTTCACGGGGACTTCGGTTTCCTTCAGTACCGTACCATCCGTGTAAGTATGTACGCGGGAGGTAGTGGTAACAGTAACCCCCTCATTGTGAACGATATTACTCTCAATTTTATACTGGTCCGTAATTTCCTGTTTCAGGCTGATATTGGCTGTACGGTCCATGACACTATAAATAGGATAATAAGCCAGGGCGGCAATCAGCATGCCCGCCATCATTATTTTTTTACGGCCTATTTTATCAGACAGGTGGCCAAAGTAAATAAACAAAGGGGTACCCAACAGCAGCGCAATCGCAATGATGACGTTAGACTGTACAAATTCAATATGCATGGTCTTTTGTAAAAAGGACAATGCATAAAACTGGCCGGTATACCATACAA encodes:
- a CDS encoding GSCFA domain-containing protein, with the protein product MDFRLTFPIEPLTPAMQYQDQLLLMGSCFAEEIGAQLQQHHLNAQVNPHGILYNPLSITQAMHSYLDGKVYQKEDLFMHEDLWHSWDHHSRFSALTPEAALAGINAAQEAAVKTLETADWVIITLGSAHAYVLKENNRLVGNCHKVAADAFYKRLLTLEEVITALDNVMHRLFFRNKKVNILFTISPVRYARDGVVANNLSKAILIQAVHHMVNKFNRLYYFPAYELVIDDLRDYRFYKDDLVHPSAAAVNYVWEQFAKYCIHPEGQQLLKAVADVNRAMQHRPFHPQTPGHQQFLQVYAMKVRLLMQQHPNLRLDAALKYFESLPEQGVGNTTL